A single window of Hymenobacter sp. APR13 DNA harbors:
- a CDS encoding glycosyltransferase family 2 protein, protein MPKLSIIVPCYFNEENIPVTVPGLIANETNFPAGLDFEYVFVDDGSGDGTVAALRRMQAQYPDRIRVVELVANVGSYNAIVAGMEQATGDCMAIITADMQDPPELMVQMYDYWLKGFKLVIGNRQDREETGLSQVFAKGFHWLMKHLALKNIPDGGFDFVFFDRQVCDDVVRMQERNSNLFYLMIWLGYDYVNIPYVRRKREIGKSRWTLQKKVKLLIDSLLSFSYFPIRAISVLGLGLGLVALLYGLYIIGLKIRGSGEPEGWTALMVVVLFVAAFQMIALGVIGEYVWRGLDAARQRPMYVVKKVNELAPSNAETITE, encoded by the coding sequence ATGCCAAAGCTCTCCATAATCGTTCCTTGCTATTTCAATGAGGAAAACATTCCTGTAACAGTCCCAGGGCTCATTGCTAATGAAACCAACTTTCCAGCAGGGTTGGATTTTGAATATGTATTCGTAGACGATGGCTCCGGAGACGGTACGGTGGCGGCTCTGCGTCGCATGCAGGCACAATACCCAGATCGTATCCGGGTGGTAGAGCTAGTGGCTAATGTGGGTTCGTACAACGCCATTGTAGCGGGTATGGAGCAGGCTACCGGCGACTGCATGGCCATTATTACGGCCGATATGCAGGACCCCCCTGAACTGATGGTGCAGATGTACGATTATTGGCTGAAGGGCTTCAAACTCGTAATCGGTAACCGCCAGGACCGGGAGGAAACAGGGCTTAGCCAGGTTTTTGCCAAAGGCTTTCACTGGCTGATGAAACATCTCGCGCTGAAGAATATTCCGGATGGAGGATTTGACTTCGTGTTTTTCGACCGACAGGTGTGTGATGACGTCGTACGGATGCAGGAGCGCAACAGCAACCTGTTTTACCTGATGATCTGGCTGGGATATGACTACGTAAATATTCCATACGTACGGCGCAAGCGCGAAATCGGTAAGTCGCGCTGGACCTTGCAGAAGAAAGTCAAGCTACTCATCGATTCGCTTCTTTCGTTTTCCTACTTCCCTATCCGGGCCATTTCGGTGCTGGGGTTGGGGCTGGGACTGGTGGCATTGCTATACGGCCTGTATATCATAGGGCTTAAGATTCGGGGGAGCGGCGAGCCCGAGGGCTGGACAGCACTGATGGTAGTGGTGCTCTTTGTGGCAGCCTTTCAGATGATTGCACTGGGTGTTATTGGCGAGTACGTTTGGCGAGGACTCGACGCGGCGCGGCAACGGCCAATGTACGTGGTGAAGAAGGTGAACGAACTGGCTCCCTCAAATGCGGAGACGATAACTGAATAG
- the asnB gene encoding asparagine synthase (glutamine-hydrolyzing) encodes MCGITGLFAFTDTGRSALAALPASTDAIVSRGPDSQGHFVYDRCGLGFRRLAILDLSADGNQPMTDESGRYTIVFNGEIFNFRELRQRLIKKGYHFHSQTDTEVILRLYITEGRGFLKKLNGFFGLAIYDKEEDSLFIARDRMGEKPVLIYRDEDKLFFASEMKSLLALGIPRKMDYVALSQYLQLNYIPGPATIFKGVKKLLPGHYLFIKGKKVVRKRWYKIPYDAKRVEKNKTTYEQQKTKLVELLDDATARRLVADVPIGAFLSGGIDSSVVVALATRHTDHLNTFSIGFADEPFFDETKYAKLVAEKYKTNHTVFSLTNQDLYDHIFDVLDYIDEPFADSSALAVYILSKRTREKATVALSGDGADELFAGYNKHMGEFQVRQGGFKAEAVTGLNLLWDILPKSRNSFFGNRVRQFQRFSRGMLSGPKDRYYDWASFTSEKESRNLLSAASRRKVGKKLAEKRRKDILENIHADGDLNEVLLTDTTLVLPYDMLAKVDMMSMANSLEVRPPFLDPNVVRFAFSLPVESKIDAKMKKRIVQDAFRPLLPEELYKRPKHGFEVPLLKWFRGELRPLIEDDLLSDAFIEAQGVFDVDAIRALKTQLFSRSPGDVHARIWALIVFQHWYKRYMMAQ; translated from the coding sequence ATGTGTGGAATTACCGGACTATTTGCCTTCACCGACACGGGCCGCAGCGCGCTGGCCGCCCTGCCGGCCTCTACCGACGCCATTGTCAGCCGCGGCCCCGACTCGCAGGGACACTTCGTGTACGACCGTTGTGGCCTCGGCTTCCGGCGCCTGGCCATCCTCGACCTTTCGGCCGATGGCAATCAGCCCATGACCGATGAGTCGGGGCGCTACACCATCGTCTTCAACGGGGAGATATTCAACTTCCGGGAGCTGCGCCAGCGCCTGATTAAGAAGGGCTACCACTTCCATTCGCAGACCGATACGGAAGTCATTCTCCGCCTTTACATCACCGAAGGCCGTGGCTTTCTGAAGAAGCTGAACGGCTTTTTCGGCCTGGCCATCTACGATAAGGAAGAGGACTCGCTGTTCATTGCCCGCGACCGGATGGGGGAGAAGCCCGTGCTGATCTACCGCGACGAGGACAAGCTGTTCTTTGCCTCGGAAATGAAGTCGCTGCTGGCGCTGGGCATTCCGCGCAAAATGGACTACGTGGCGCTGAGCCAGTATCTGCAGCTCAACTACATTCCCGGACCCGCCACCATCTTCAAGGGCGTCAAGAAGCTGTTGCCCGGCCACTACCTGTTCATCAAGGGCAAGAAAGTGGTGCGCAAGCGCTGGTACAAGATTCCGTACGACGCCAAGCGCGTCGAGAAAAACAAGACCACCTACGAGCAGCAGAAAACCAAGCTGGTGGAGCTGCTGGACGACGCCACCGCGCGCCGCCTCGTGGCCGACGTGCCGATTGGGGCTTTCCTGAGCGGCGGTATCGATTCGAGCGTCGTGGTGGCCCTAGCCACACGCCACACCGACCACCTGAACACGTTCAGCATCGGCTTCGCCGATGAGCCCTTCTTCGACGAAACCAAGTATGCCAAGCTGGTAGCCGAGAAGTACAAGACCAACCACACGGTCTTCTCGCTCACCAACCAGGACCTCTACGACCACATCTTCGATGTGCTCGACTACATCGACGAGCCCTTTGCCGACTCCTCGGCCCTGGCCGTGTACATCCTCAGCAAGCGCACCCGCGAAAAGGCCACCGTGGCCCTCAGCGGTGACGGTGCCGACGAGCTGTTTGCCGGCTATAACAAGCACATGGGTGAGTTTCAGGTGCGGCAGGGCGGCTTCAAGGCCGAAGCCGTAACCGGCCTCAACCTGCTCTGGGATATTCTGCCCAAGTCGCGCAACAGCTTCTTTGGCAACCGCGTGCGGCAGTTTCAGCGCTTCTCGCGCGGCATGCTCAGCGGCCCCAAGGACCGGTATTACGATTGGGCCTCATTCACGTCCGAGAAGGAATCGCGCAATCTACTCAGTGCTGCTTCCCGCCGCAAAGTCGGCAAGAAGCTGGCCGAGAAGCGCCGCAAGGACATCCTGGAGAACATCCACGCCGACGGCGACCTGAACGAGGTGTTGCTGACCGACACCACGCTGGTATTGCCCTACGACATGCTGGCCAAGGTGGACATGATGAGCATGGCCAACTCCCTGGAGGTGCGCCCGCCCTTCCTCGACCCCAACGTGGTGCGCTTCGCCTTCTCGCTGCCCGTCGAAAGCAAAATCGACGCGAAGATGAAGAAGCGCATCGTGCAGGACGCCTTCCGGCCGCTGCTGCCCGAGGAGCTCTATAAGCGTCCCAAGCACGGCTTCGAGGTGCCGCTGCTAAAGTGGTTCCGCGGCGAGCTACGCCCCCTCATCGAGGACGACCTGCTGTCAGATGCCTTCATCGAAGCCCAAGGTGTGTTCGATGTGGACGCCATCCGCGCCCTCAAAACCCAGCTGTTCTCCCGCAGCCCCGGCGACGTGCACGCCCGTATCTGGGCCCTCATCGTGTTCCAGCACTGGTACAAGCGCTACATGATGGCCCAGTAG
- a CDS encoding UDP-glucose dehydrogenase family protein, whose product MKIAVVGTGYVGLVTGTCFAEVGIEVTCIDIDQKKIDNLKKGILPIYEPGLEEMVSRNVAAGRLQFTTSLAEGIKGADVAFIAVGTPPGEDGSADLKYVLAVARGIGEHMTDYGVIVTKSTVPVGTAAKVRTELEQALAKRGVSIDFDVASNPEFLKEGAAIDDFLKPDRIVVGVSSERAEEVMSKLYKPFLLNGHPIIFMDIPSAEMTKYAANSMLATKISFMNDIANLCEIMGADVNMVRKGIGSDARIGTKFIYPGIGYGGSCFPKDVKALIKTAQENGYQMQVLQAVESVNDAQKEVLFDKVKKHFGGDLKGKKLGIWGLSFKPKTDDMREAPSLVIIEKLLAEGCTVSAYDPVAMPEAKHTLGDTITYAKDQFEALVDADALLVVTEWPEFRSPSFEVVGKLLKQKVIFDGRNIYDPKEMQEAGFAYHCIGIRTAHHEPVAS is encoded by the coding sequence ATGAAAATAGCTGTAGTAGGCACCGGATACGTCGGTCTGGTTACTGGCACTTGCTTCGCCGAAGTCGGCATCGAAGTAACCTGCATTGATATTGACCAGAAGAAGATCGACAACCTGAAGAAGGGTATTCTACCCATCTATGAACCCGGCCTGGAAGAAATGGTGAGCCGCAATGTGGCCGCCGGCCGCCTGCAGTTCACCACCAGCCTGGCCGAAGGCATCAAGGGTGCTGATGTAGCATTCATTGCCGTAGGTACGCCTCCCGGCGAAGACGGCTCGGCCGACTTGAAATACGTGCTGGCCGTTGCGCGCGGCATTGGCGAGCACATGACCGACTACGGCGTTATCGTCACCAAGAGCACGGTGCCGGTCGGGACGGCCGCCAAGGTGCGCACCGAGTTGGAGCAGGCGCTGGCCAAGCGTGGTGTATCCATCGACTTCGATGTTGCCTCCAATCCGGAATTCCTCAAAGAAGGTGCCGCCATCGATGACTTCTTGAAGCCTGACCGCATTGTGGTGGGCGTATCGTCGGAGCGGGCTGAAGAGGTTATGAGCAAGCTGTACAAACCGTTCCTGCTCAACGGCCACCCCATTATTTTCATGGACATTCCGTCGGCGGAGATGACGAAATACGCAGCCAACTCCATGCTGGCCACCAAGATTTCGTTCATGAACGACATTGCCAACCTGTGCGAAATCATGGGCGCCGATGTGAACATGGTGCGTAAGGGTATCGGCTCTGATGCCCGCATTGGCACGAAGTTCATCTATCCCGGCATCGGCTACGGCGGCTCGTGCTTCCCCAAAGACGTGAAGGCGCTAATCAAAACGGCTCAGGAAAATGGCTACCAGATGCAGGTGCTGCAGGCAGTAGAAAGCGTGAACGACGCCCAGAAGGAAGTGCTGTTCGACAAAGTGAAAAAGCACTTCGGCGGCGACCTGAAAGGCAAGAAACTCGGTATCTGGGGCTTGTCGTTCAAGCCCAAGACTGACGATATGCGCGAAGCACCGTCGCTGGTGATTATCGAGAAGCTGCTGGCTGAAGGCTGCACCGTATCGGCCTACGATCCGGTAGCCATGCCCGAAGCCAAGCATACGCTCGGCGACACCATTACCTACGCCAAGGATCAGTTTGAAGCGTTGGTGGATGCTGACGCTCTGTTGGTGGTGACTGAGTGGCCGGAGTTCCGCTCGCCCAGCTTCGAGGTAGTAGGTAAGCTGCTCAAGCAGAAGGTTATCTTCGATGGCCGCAATATCTACGATCCCAAGGAGATGCAGGAGGCAGGCTTTGCCTATCACTGCATCGGTATTCGTACGGCTCATCACGAGCCAGTAGCGTCTTAG
- a CDS encoding DegT/DnrJ/EryC1/StrS family aminotransferase, with amino-acid sequence MSVPFLSFSPQHDPIREEVLAAIANVYDKQWYVLGEQVKAFEAEYNTFNHVAHTIGVANGLDALHLALLALDVQPGDEVIVPSNTYIATWLAVSYVGGVPVPVEPDSHTYNLDPAKLEAAITPRTKGIMPVHLYGQACEMGPIMAVAKKHGLWVVEDNAQAQGAAWEGGLTGTFGNANGTSFYPGKNLGALGDAGAVTTNDATLDAKIRTLRNYGSQQKYYNEVIGQNSRLDELQAAVLRVKLQHLQDWTSQRQQIAAWYDSQLGGIADLVLPIVATGSTHVYHLYVVRTARRAALQQHLTEAGVGTLIHYPVPPHLQQAYAHLNIPAGTFPIAEEIADTALSLPMWPGMSEAQVEKVAVAVRSFFS; translated from the coding sequence ATGTCCGTTCCCTTTCTCTCTTTCTCCCCGCAGCACGACCCCATCCGGGAAGAAGTACTGGCTGCTATTGCCAATGTGTACGATAAGCAGTGGTACGTGCTGGGTGAGCAGGTGAAAGCCTTTGAGGCTGAATACAACACCTTCAATCACGTGGCCCACACAATAGGCGTGGCCAATGGTCTCGATGCCCTGCACCTGGCTCTACTGGCCCTGGACGTGCAGCCCGGCGACGAAGTTATTGTGCCCAGCAACACCTATATCGCCACCTGGCTGGCCGTGTCCTACGTAGGTGGCGTGCCCGTACCCGTAGAGCCCGACTCACATACCTATAACCTGGACCCTGCTAAGCTAGAGGCGGCCATCACGCCCCGCACTAAGGGTATTATGCCGGTGCATCTCTACGGGCAGGCCTGTGAAATGGGACCGATAATGGCAGTGGCCAAAAAGCACGGTTTATGGGTAGTAGAGGATAACGCTCAGGCCCAGGGTGCGGCTTGGGAAGGTGGCCTCACCGGCACCTTCGGCAACGCCAATGGCACGAGCTTTTACCCCGGCAAAAACCTGGGAGCTCTCGGCGACGCCGGGGCCGTAACCACCAACGACGCCACGCTGGACGCTAAAATCCGCACCCTACGTAATTATGGCTCCCAGCAGAAATACTACAACGAAGTAATTGGTCAGAACTCCCGCCTTGATGAGTTGCAAGCGGCTGTGCTACGCGTGAAGCTTCAACACCTGCAAGACTGGACCTCACAGCGCCAACAGATTGCTGCTTGGTACGACAGTCAGCTAGGAGGTATCGCAGATTTGGTTTTGCCCATTGTTGCCACTGGTTCTACGCATGTGTACCACCTCTACGTAGTACGTACCGCACGCCGCGCTGCCCTACAGCAACATCTTACGGAGGCTGGTGTAGGCACGCTTATTCACTACCCTGTACCCCCGCACCTTCAGCAAGCCTACGCCCACCTGAACATACCCGCCGGGACCTTCCCCATTGCCGAAGAAATTGCTGATACGGCCCTAAGCTTGCCTATGTGGCCTGGTATGAGCGAAGCGCAGGTAGAAAAGGTAGCAGTGGCAGTACGGTCTTTTTTTTCTTAG
- a CDS encoding acyl-CoA-binding protein — MNLQENMNLQKDFEAAVARVDSLPADKAAAHMTDLYGLYKQATEGDHDTEKDVVGDDTPSNPSGQEGMSQAQWDSWSKFKGVSEEDARRQYIQKVAEIAGPVGEKANVIVGSGQPATGSQVNNISPAAEAQQQAGVSQGGLRGDLSGGAPYGGEDQLKEQQ; from the coding sequence ATGAACCTGCAAGAAAATATGAACCTCCAGAAAGACTTCGAAGCCGCCGTAGCGCGCGTAGACTCGTTGCCAGCCGACAAAGCGGCCGCACACATGACGGACCTTTATGGTCTCTACAAGCAAGCTACCGAAGGCGACCACGACACGGAAAAAGATGTGGTTGGCGACGATACGCCATCAAACCCCAGCGGCCAGGAAGGCATGTCGCAGGCTCAGTGGGACTCGTGGAGCAAATTTAAAGGGGTGAGCGAAGAAGATGCCCGTCGCCAATACATTCAGAAAGTGGCAGAAATCGCCGGGCCTGTAGGTGAGAAAGCCAATGTTATTGTGGGCAGCGGCCAGCCGGCCACCGGCTCGCAAGTGAATAACATCAGCCCAGCTGCCGAAGCGCAGCAACAGGCTGGCGTATCGCAAGGAGGCCTGCGCGGCGACCTGTCGGGCGGCGCTCCGTACGGTGGCGAAGACCAACTCAAAGAGCAGCAATAG
- a CDS encoding glycosyltransferase family 1 protein, translating to MRQTADRLFTPLGGTSIRDIGLGKNGAHAPRALIVYVAHVIPYYVAGKLEKAPMLNEHSMYWETAEMVRQLNERGLVVDFYDVHCTEPIAWESYVVAFVQNDRLAECPPKLPIKKVFYCTENYWAFQNLAELQRLEAFHARTGIWVRPERQTRVSFSDEHADFLTSFGTAFQQRLYSERPQKHLLNISVAQQPTHVTKDVSRARRNFLWLGSGGAILKGVDLAVEAFRQMPEATLYIAGAIEREPRLWQWLKPLLAQHPNIVYLGWVDVTSAEFVKLANSCIGQIYPSASEGGPGAVAQLLHFGLLPIVTQSAAVRGAALGWEITSPDPAVIIAGIQRHTREVMALTDTELRERSAACQEFATAYHTRPAYATSFADLLDRLAL from the coding sequence ATGCGCCAGACCGCCGACCGTTTATTCACGCCCCTCGGGGGAACGTCCATTCGCGACATCGGTCTGGGAAAAAATGGAGCGCACGCACCTCGGGCGCTCATCGTGTACGTGGCGCATGTTATTCCGTACTACGTTGCCGGGAAGCTGGAGAAGGCTCCGATGCTCAATGAGCATTCCATGTACTGGGAAACAGCCGAAATGGTGCGTCAGCTCAACGAGCGTGGGCTTGTTGTCGACTTTTACGACGTGCACTGTACCGAGCCTATTGCCTGGGAGAGCTACGTAGTGGCTTTCGTGCAGAACGACCGGCTGGCCGAGTGCCCGCCGAAGCTGCCGATCAAGAAAGTGTTCTACTGCACTGAAAACTACTGGGCTTTCCAAAACCTGGCCGAACTGCAACGCTTGGAGGCATTTCATGCCCGCACTGGCATTTGGGTACGGCCCGAGCGGCAAACGCGAGTAAGCTTCTCAGATGAGCACGCTGACTTCCTCACTAGCTTCGGTACGGCGTTCCAACAGCGGCTATATTCGGAGAGGCCACAGAAGCACCTGCTGAATATATCGGTAGCCCAACAGCCAACTCACGTAACAAAGGACGTGAGCAGAGCACGGCGCAATTTCTTGTGGCTGGGCAGCGGTGGAGCAATCCTGAAGGGAGTGGATCTGGCTGTGGAGGCGTTCCGGCAGATGCCGGAAGCTACCCTGTATATTGCGGGAGCTATTGAACGGGAGCCCCGCCTGTGGCAATGGCTGAAACCGCTGTTGGCTCAACACCCCAATATCGTGTACCTGGGCTGGGTAGATGTAACGTCGGCCGAGTTCGTGAAGCTTGCCAATTCGTGCATCGGCCAGATTTATCCGAGTGCGTCGGAAGGAGGGCCAGGGGCAGTGGCGCAATTATTGCATTTCGGGCTGTTGCCTATTGTAACACAGTCGGCGGCCGTGCGCGGCGCGGCGTTGGGCTGGGAAATAACCAGCCCGGATCCGGCGGTCATTATCGCTGGTATTCAGCGCCACACCAGAGAAGTGATGGCACTGACCGATACCGAACTAAGGGAGCGTAGCGCGGCTTGTCAGGAATTTGCTACTGCTTACCACACCCGACCCGCGTATGCGACCAGCTTCGCGGATCTTTTAGACCGGCTGGCTCTTTGA
- a CDS encoding glycosyltransferase gives MKQQIEPLVSVGVASFNNAAYIRETLNSIRGLHYSNLEIIIVDDASHDASIAVIEGWLAENSALNARLIALPVNKGLCHVCNTFVRESKGKYCTLIGSDDIYLPNKLATQVPVLEAAGPEAGVVFSDLSKIDPQGNTIVASIYDSGQIIPAEGDVWLSLLRANFIGTMTTLVRRSSLEKVGPYDESLVYEDWDMWLRLSRVCKFIYQPEVTALYRIHGNSFMHKRYRQIVESNMRILSKHLGVSAEADAIIGKHFAQYSEELYRLGSTESVRWLKERRRLFPDRRGLALLWLAKLGIPANALVRANAVVSQLVGKPRKENEAV, from the coding sequence ATGAAACAGCAGATAGAGCCACTTGTAAGTGTTGGTGTTGCCTCCTTTAACAACGCGGCTTATATTCGAGAAACGCTAAATAGTATTAGAGGACTACATTACTCCAATTTGGAGATAATAATTGTAGACGATGCCTCTCATGATGCTTCCATCGCCGTGATAGAAGGATGGTTGGCAGAGAACTCTGCTCTTAATGCCCGCTTAATTGCTCTACCAGTTAACAAGGGACTTTGCCACGTCTGCAACACCTTCGTAAGGGAATCGAAGGGCAAATACTGCACTCTTATTGGTTCAGATGACATCTACCTGCCAAACAAGCTAGCTACGCAGGTGCCAGTGTTGGAAGCTGCCGGTCCAGAGGCCGGTGTTGTGTTCAGCGACCTAAGCAAGATTGATCCGCAGGGCAATACGATAGTGGCGTCCATCTACGATTCCGGCCAGATTATTCCGGCTGAGGGTGATGTATGGCTGTCTTTACTGCGTGCCAACTTTATCGGTACCATGACCACGCTGGTAAGGCGTAGCAGTCTGGAGAAGGTTGGTCCTTATGACGAATCACTCGTTTATGAGGATTGGGATATGTGGCTGCGGCTCTCCCGCGTCTGTAAGTTTATCTACCAGCCTGAAGTCACTGCGCTTTACCGTATTCACGGTAATTCGTTTATGCATAAACGGTACCGGCAGATTGTAGAATCCAATATGCGGATTCTGAGCAAACACTTAGGCGTTAGTGCTGAAGCAGATGCTATTATCGGGAAGCATTTTGCCCAATACTCGGAGGAGCTTTATCGGCTCGGCAGCACCGAAAGTGTGCGCTGGCTGAAAGAGCGCCGCCGCCTGTTCCCGGACCGGCGGGGGCTGGCCTTGCTGTGGCTGGCGAAGCTAGGCATTCCAGCCAATGCGTTGGTACGAGCCAATGCTGTAGTCAGTCAGCTGGTAGGTAAGCCAAGGAAAGAAAACGAAGCCGTTTAA
- a CDS encoding sugar 3,4-ketoisomerase, with the protein MSEFPNPHLIEFPKLGAPEIGYISVTEQLKQLPFEVQRTFWTYYTPESIVRGRHAHHKTEQVLVAVSGRITVTTELADGTIGLFRLEDPNVGLYVPPQAWHTMQYSHSAVQLVFASAPYQESDYIRSYEEFKRTWGALS; encoded by the coding sequence ATGTCTGAGTTTCCTAATCCGCACCTGATTGAGTTCCCTAAGCTTGGAGCGCCTGAAATCGGCTACATTTCCGTGACTGAGCAGCTCAAGCAACTCCCTTTTGAAGTGCAGCGCACCTTCTGGACGTATTATACCCCCGAAAGCATCGTGCGCGGCCGCCATGCCCATCATAAGACTGAGCAGGTGCTGGTCGCTGTGTCCGGCCGGATTACCGTCACAACTGAGCTGGCGGATGGTACCATCGGACTTTTTCGGCTCGAAGACCCGAATGTAGGCCTTTACGTTCCGCCCCAGGCCTGGCACACTATGCAGTATTCGCATTCGGCCGTGCAACTGGTATTTGCTTCAGCGCCGTATCAGGAATCAGATTACATCCGTAGCTACGAGGAATTTAAGCGTACCTGGGGCGCTTTGAGCTGA
- a CDS encoding UDP-glucuronic acid decarboxylase family protein: MSDKKRVLITGGAGFLGSHLCERFLAEGYHVIAMDNLITGDLQNIEHLFGREDFEFHHADVSKFVFVPGKLDYILHFASPASPIDYLKIPIQTLKVGSLGTHNLLGLARVKGARMLIASTSEVYGDPEVHPQVEEYFGNVNPVGPRGCYDEAKRFQEAITMAYHNHHGLETRIVRIFNTYGPRMRLNDGRVLPAFLSQALRGENLTVFGDGSQTRSFCYVDDLVDGIYRLLLSDYALPVNIGNPDEITIKEFGEEIAKLMNVEFKPTYQELPQNDPMKRKPDISKAREILGWEPKVDRAEGLRRTLEYFKDHISEVTAGAVDNTPRSF; this comes from the coding sequence ATGTCTGATAAAAAACGCGTACTCATTACCGGCGGGGCCGGCTTCCTGGGCTCTCATCTGTGCGAGCGTTTTCTGGCGGAGGGTTACCATGTTATTGCCATGGATAACCTCATCACCGGCGACCTGCAAAACATCGAGCACCTGTTCGGCCGCGAGGACTTCGAATTCCATCATGCCGATGTATCGAAGTTCGTATTCGTGCCCGGCAAGCTGGACTATATCCTGCACTTTGCTTCGCCGGCCTCGCCGATTGACTATCTGAAAATTCCGATCCAGACCCTGAAGGTGGGTTCCCTGGGTACGCACAACCTGCTGGGCCTGGCCCGCGTGAAAGGCGCCCGGATGCTGATTGCCAGCACGTCGGAAGTGTATGGCGACCCGGAAGTGCACCCGCAGGTAGAGGAGTACTTCGGTAACGTAAACCCCGTTGGCCCCCGCGGCTGCTACGACGAGGCCAAGCGTTTCCAGGAGGCCATTACCATGGCCTACCACAATCACCACGGCTTAGAGACGCGCATTGTCCGTATCTTCAACACATATGGCCCGCGCATGCGCCTCAACGACGGCCGCGTGTTGCCAGCCTTCCTGAGCCAGGCCCTGCGCGGCGAGAACCTGACTGTGTTCGGCGACGGTTCGCAGACCCGCTCGTTCTGCTACGTGGATGACCTAGTGGACGGCATCTACCGCTTGCTGCTGAGCGACTACGCGCTTCCCGTGAATATCGGCAACCCCGACGAAATCACCATCAAGGAGTTCGGCGAAGAAATTGCCAAGCTCATGAACGTGGAGTTCAAGCCCACCTATCAGGAGCTGCCCCAGAACGACCCGATGAAGCGTAAGCCAGACATCAGCAAGGCCCGCGAGATTCTGGGCTGGGAGCCCAAAGTCGACCGTGCGGAAGGCCTACGCCGCACGCTGGAATATTTCAAAGACCACATCAGCGAGGTAACCGCTGGTGCTGTTGACAACACGCCCCGCTCGTTCTAG